CGCATCGACCGTGCTCATCGGACACCACCGACAACAGATGCTGCGCGGTAGGCAAAGGGGCCGCGCTCGACCGACGGCGTAGGCAGGCAGAAGGTGCTCATGCCAGTGTTGGTTGGCGGCGACACAGCCGAAGCGTCAGGCTGCAGCGTCGACGCGCTTCTTGCGCTTGTTGGTAGCCCCTGGCTTACGCCCAGCCTTTCTGCCCTTCTTAGCGCCCATGCTGGACCAGTCGACCTCTTTGCCGGCGCGCAGCATCACCCCACCCCACACGCCGTAGCCGTCGATCTCCACGCCCTGCCGCAAGCACGACTTCGTCGACAGGCAGGTGTCGCAGATGGCTTTCGCCCGCAAGAACTCATCCGGCCGGTTCGGCTGGAACGTGTCATCGAGGATTCCCCGACAGGCAATCTCACGCCGCAACGGAATGTCGTCCGGCGACAGAGCAGGCTCGGCGGTCGCGTCCAAAACAATGTCCATGAGTGCACGGTGCGACGCCCTTTCGCTGGTGCTCGGAGCACCGCCCAGGCCTCACGACACGAGCAAGCTTCCGTCACGTACCGTTGCGACGCGCCGACGCCGCCGCACCGCTCAAACTCGTCCCAGCGGCGCAATGGCTGAGACAGTTGGACCGTGACCACCGAAGCTCGGCTCCCGATCAAGGCGTTCATCAGCCACGCCACTGAGGACAAGGAGCGATTCGTCGAGCCCTTCGCGACCGCGCTGCGCGAGAAGGGGATCGACGCCTGGGTCGATAAGTGGGAGATCAGGGCGGGCGACAGCCTCGTGCATCGGATCTTCGATGAGGGCATTCCTCGGGCCGACGCGATCGTGGTCGTCTTGTCACATGTCAGCGTTGGCAAGCCGTGGGTAACCGAAGAACTCCACGCGAGCGTCGTCAGGCGGATTACGACCGAGCGGAAGACCAGGCTCATCCCGATCGTGCTCGACGAGGATGTCGACGTGCCAAGCGCGCTGAAACACCTTCTCTGGGTGTCAGTCCCTCGTGTGGGACTCGATGGGGCAGTCCAGCAAGTGGTCAACAATCTGTACGGGGTGGATCAAAAGCCGCCGCTGGGCGCGCCACCGGCCTTTGCCGCCCAACCCGTTCAGCAGACCCAGATACCCGCCGACGAGACCGTGCTGCGGCTGCTGTTTGAGCACCTGCAAGCGCACGACAGCGCGAACGCTTTCCTCCTCTCCGACGCCGTCAGGGACCGTGCGCTGGCGGTAGGCCTGAGCGAACCATCGTTCATCGAAAGCGTTCAAGCTCTCGCGGCCGCCGGCCAGGT
The window above is part of the Branchiibius hedensis genome. Proteins encoded here:
- a CDS encoding toll/interleukin-1 receptor domain-containing protein yields the protein MTTEARLPIKAFISHATEDKERFVEPFATALREKGIDAWVDKWEIRAGDSLVHRIFDEGIPRADAIVVVLSHVSVGKPWVTEELHASVVRRITTERKTRLIPIVLDEDVDVPSALKHLLWVSVPRVGLDGAVQQVVNNLYGVDQKPPLGAPPAFAAQPVQQTQIPADETVLRLLFEHLQAHDSANAFLLSDAVRDRALAVGLSEPSFIESVQALAAAGQVSVTFMTGSTRFIINGIPNGTWLNLEASKGVDVEGLRTKILSDVVNQDIRKIEPVTYGASFRTVQAVLQILQAQQVLRFAVIRNSELVVTDVSPLARRALLG
- a CDS encoding WhiB family transcriptional regulator, producing the protein MDIVLDATAEPALSPDDIPLRREIACRGILDDTFQPNRPDEFLRAKAICDTCLSTKSCLRQGVEIDGYGVWGGVMLRAGKEVDWSSMGAKKGRKAGRKPGATNKRKKRVDAAA